A window of Solea senegalensis isolate Sse05_10M linkage group LG20, IFAPA_SoseM_1, whole genome shotgun sequence contains these coding sequences:
- the LOC122786235 gene encoding uncharacterized protein LOC122786235 — MVSAARSLEPYSPLFIQPPRPAGGQMIGPGATHTRTPMSGTAGDAPPTAVIGLGLDIGGPCHVQKSGTLVRTCLLTSSVHPPPPAGGGNRGSRAPLRLPSLKASARGRGRRGSMARLSLSEPSLLTLNENIHFDGFSNIQWPGVLQKRHPPPPPTFSKSPGLLSSKTWHPPLSSSQNCSSRPTSTYIHFSQAIQPSTRSRRHSHNRTLSVDTATQLRDFSSQRELLSVIGKPCLPSCSQRSAPGPAPGPAPGPAAGPGRTQLHVFLPTEVEGEEVDSESVDEGFMDELDSKITSLKLQ; from the exons ATGGTGTCCGCTGCCCGCAGCTTAGAGCCATACAGTCCCCTCTTCATTCAACCCCCGAGGCCTGCAGGCGGTCAGATGATCGGTCCAG GTGCGACTCACACTCGGACACCCATGAGTGGCACAGCTGGAGATGCACCTCCCACCGCCGTGATCGGCCTTGGTTTGGACATTGGTGGACCCTGTCATGTCCAGAAGAGTGGGACTCTGGTTCGGACTTGTCTGCTCACCAGCTCTGTGCACCCACCGCCACCAGCGGGAGGAGGAAACCGGGGCAGCAGAGCTCCTCTGAGGCTGCCGTCTCTGAAAGCATCAGCCAGGGGGCGAGGCAGGAGAGGCAGCATGGCTCGTCTCAG CCTCAGTGAACCATCTCTGCTCACGCTCAATGAGAACATCCACTTTGATGGATTCTCCAACATCCAGTGGCCCGGTGTTTTACAAAAGCGacatcctccacctcctccaacGTTCTCCAAGTCACCAGGACTGCTCTCCTCTAAGACCTGGCATCCACCACTATCCAGCAGCcagaactgcagcagcagacctACATCCACTTACATCCACTTCTCCCAGGCCATTCAGCCCAGCACCAGGTCACGACGTCACTCCCACAACCGGACCCTGAGTGTGGACACAGCAACGCAGCTGCGTGACTTCTCATCTCAGAGGGAGCTTCTGTCTGTCATAGGGAAGCCATGTCTTCCTAGCTGCAGTCAACGTTCAGCTCCAGGTCCAGCTCCAGGTCCAGCACCAGGTCCAGCTGCTGGTCCAGGTCGCACTCAGCTCCATGTGTTTCTGCCCACAGAGGTggaaggagaggaggtggaCAGTGAGTCTGTGGATGAAGGTTTCATGGATGAGCTGGACAGTAAGATAACCTCTCTGAAGCTCCAGTAG
- the zmym4.1 gene encoding zinc finger MYM-type protein 4 isoform X2 — MDAESMDAVSEAEEKVDVVQGSPPCPSEQLEEDASVAADKEMETKADMVPSPASVAPQSPSPSQSTSSSTDQTFMTVLFHGDEPEGTTVEGSMKEEEDVEKDNSVKGEDTEMDTTSDHKEDTTDTTSDLKEEMTDTTSDLKEEITDTDGNVDPDIESKDTQEDSEPRSCNLRVSTAADLDEMMDIGTVDQIEQEAQMKQDEEERDSSSRSPGISNTVSGAEEEDDIKPTILPLAQSEDQEEDVKVDIDMMQSSSSPLSVAATSTGTGSSSPVTTVNGMKVVKLSLPRLDTTGLGADQTVKCSPSPPLVKVKDEPEDEEYEQALNSSTSTASVKEEPNTTKDLKIGSVYSVTPATESHQLPVIHPSSSSHISCSNCKKTLVKGQTAFQRRGCTELFCSTLCLTTSLPSVKTTNKICINCQKVILRPQDIILAPDAKGTTKECCSQSCLTSFNYKRKASASKSAQPKGPQSLCSMCNRFCSSKHEVILSDNVHKLCSDACFSRFRSLRNLAMAGCANCGSYCHSKPLLLKMEGGNKTLCNATCLAKYKEKTMVTQPCTMCRTTRLLSETVDNKNNDDSVNLFCSSSCVMAFMVQTVSASGARVSCDNCAKNSMPAYHLAMSDTTIRNFCSLPCVMAFQEKFKKSPKQVNVFTKLPVGSSQIQSVTSTQPERDVSKEPPILDCGQCHRNINFKPEIIQIKDKMLFMCSVECCQEYKTANFVMSLCDYCKVEKITRDVKRIHKKDCYFCSDGCKLLFKHDLAKNWGKHCSSCVYCHCVSKKLVTAQYGGSTEEFCSEECRSKYTMLFCHVAKCDTCGSKGKLKQSLPLLGEVKYFCDLTCLLQFCCDKVATQGTVEDDTPIIANVVSLAGRPVENSNSSDQQNTRQTRSRTGSKSKNSTHTSIQTERAPPPPPHQKILKNKALLCRPLVQNKGVSCKIQTADVESQTDQSFPRMMIVPVPVPVFVPVPMSMYSQYTPRPVGLPLPVPVPILLPVTTNNAERIIDTIKEIKEKIPSDPFEAELILMAEMVAEQTEASNKDEKPKAKVVEKKTERHEAPAPDDHTSNYSDDLDTDELASFLNNWEDNSSDAGIRSPSRLYTQEKLNPMVDVPVGLHNEPYSEPTPPAPPPMDIEADFTVDTLERMALLRERSQQTPSPPPTASRRRQAPRKAREKRGRKWQRSSKATEESSPKGSSKKSVALETPKLQSQYGVDAWKRWIQWRQTQPNLAKPRVGSRPMELKEDLLKCTTAELSYGLCCFISEVKRPNGEPYSPDSLFYLCLGIQQYLFENGRVENVFTDRFYQKFSTEFTSLLKGFKPSITASGYVHSRVEEEFLWNCKQLGAYSPTVLLNTLLYFCCKLFGFTTVEQHRQLSFAHVMRCTKTNLDSTKTTFLRFYPPLSTNETDSDPEVPAKRRKEDEGSKEDILEMVENTENPLRCPVRLYEFYLSKCSESVKQRTNVFYLLPERCCVPNSPLWFSSTALDDSTMDAMLTRILTVRELHLTTRKDRETKPNSTEDPAFIPNEEEEDESE; from the exons ATGGATGCGGAGTCCATGGACGCTGTTTCAGAGGCAGAAGAAAAAGTGGATGTTGTTCAGGGTTCTCCTCCTTGTCCATCTGAACAATTAGAGGAGGATGCATCTGTTGCTGCTGATAAAGAAATGGAAACTAAAGCAGATATGGTCCCTTCTCCTGCATCTGTAGCTCCTCAAAGTCCATCGCCTTCACAGTCGACATCGTCCTCCACCGACCAGACATTCATGACAGTTTTATTTCATGGTGATGAGCCAGAGGGGACAACTGTGGAAGGTTCcatgaaagaggaagaagacgtAGAAAAGGACAACAGTGTTAAAGGTGAGGACACAGAGATGGACACAACTTCTGATCACAAGGAGGATACAACAGATACAACGTCTGATCTCAAGGAGGAGATGACAGACACAACGTCTGATCTCAAGGAGGAGATAACTGACACAGACGGTAACGTGGACCCAGACATTGAATCTAAGGATACACAGGAGGACAGCGAGCCTCGTAGCTGTAATCTGAGGGTCTCTACAGCTGCTGACCTGGACGAGATGATGGACATTGGTACAGTGGATCAGATTGAACAAGAAGCTCAGATGAAACAGGACGAGGAAGAGAGGGATTCCAGCAGCCGCTCACCTGGAATTTCAAACACAG tctctggtgcagaggaggaagacgacaTCAAACCCACCATATTACCACTAGCACAATCAGAGGATCAAGAGGAGGACGTGAAGGTCGATATAGACATGATGCAGTCCAGCTCGTCTCCATTGTCTGTAGCTGCGACCAGTACAG GAACAGGCAGCTCATCGCCAGTGACCACTGTGAATGGGATGAAAGTAGTAAAACTGTCGTTGCCAAGATTAGACACT ACGGGATTAGGGGCAGATCAGACAGTCAAGTGTTCTCCGTCACCGCCTTTGGTCAAGGTGAAGGACGAGCCTGAAGACGAAGAGTATGAGCAGGCTCTGAATTCCTCCACATCCACAGCCAGTGTGAAGGAGGAGCCAAACACGACCAAG GACCTGAAGATCGGATCCGTCTACTCTGTGACTCCTGCTACTGAGTCCCACCAACTGCCCGTCATCCACCCGTCGTCATCATCGCACATATCCTGTTCCAACTGCAAGAAGACCCTGGTGAAGGGACAGACAGCTTTTCAGAGGAGGGGCTGCACGGAGCTCTTCTGTTCCACCCTCTGCCTCACCACGTCTCTGCCCAGCGTTAAAACAACCAACAAGATCTGTATCAACTGCCAAAA GGTGATACTTCGTCCTCAGGACATCATCCTGGCACCAGATGCTAAAGGAACTACGAAGGAATGCTGCAGCCAAAGTTGTTTGACCTCATTCAACTACAAGAGAAAGGCCTCCGCCAGTAAATCAGCACAACCAAAAGGACCACAGTCTCTCTGCAGCATGTGCAACAGATTCTGCTCC AGCAAACACGAGGTGATCCTGAGCGATAACGTCCACAAGCTCTGCAGCGACGCCTGCTTCAGCCGCTTCCGCTCGCTACGCAACCTGGCCATGGCCGGCTGTGCCAACTGCGGCTCCTACTGCCACAGCAAACCCCTGCTGCTGAAGATGGAGGGCGGCAACAAAACCCTGTGCAATGCAACCTGTCTGGCCAAATACAAGGAG AAAACTATGGTAACCCAGCCTTGCACCATGTGTCGAACTACCCGTTTGCTGTCCGAGACTGtcgacaacaaaaacaatgatgacTCTGTGAACctcttctgcagcagcagctgtgtgatgGCGTTCATGGTTCAAACAGTCAGTGCATCAG gtgcCAGAGTGAGCTGTGATAATTGTGCCAAAAACAGTATGCCAGCGTACCACCTGGCGATGTCAGACACCACCATCAGGAACTTCTGCTCGCTACCATGTGTCATGGCTTTTCAG GAAAAGTTCAAAAAGTCCCCCAAACAGGTGAATGTTTTCACCAAGCTGCCTGTTGGATCCTCACAAATCCAGTCAGTCACTTCCACACAGCCCGAGAGAGACGTCTCCAAAGAGCCGCCCATACTGGACTGTGGACAGTGTCACCGCAACATCAACTTCAAACCTGAGATCATCCAGATCAAG GACAAGATGTTGTTCATGTGCAGCGTGGAATGTTGTCAAGAGTATAAGACGGCCAACTTTGTGATGAGCCTGTGTGACTACTGCAAGGTGGAGAAGATCACCAGAGACGTCAAACGAATCCACAAAAAAGACTGCTACTTCTGCAGCGACG gCTGTAAGCTCCTCTTCAAACACGACTTGGCTAAAAACTGGGGCAAACACTGTAGCTCGTGCGTCTACTGCCACTGTGTCTCCAAGAAGCTGGTGACGGCTCAGTACGGAGGCTCCACAGAGGAGTTCTGCTCGGAGGAGTGCAGGTCCAAATACACCATGCTCTTCTGCCAT GTCGCCAAGTGTGACACGTGCGGCTCCAAAGGGAAACTGAAGCAGAGTCTCCCTCTGCTGGGGGAGGTCAAATACTTCTGTGATCTGACTTGTCTGCTGCAGTTCTGCTGCGATAAAGTGGCCACACAAG GTACAGTTGAGGACGACACACCCATCATCGCCAATGTTGTCTCACTTGCAGGCCGTCCAGTGGAAAACAGCAATTCTTCTGACCAGCAAAACACAAGGCAAACACGGTCGAGAACAG GCTCAAAGTCAAAGAACTCTACACAT ACCAGTATTCAGACTGAAagggctcctcctcctcctcctcatcaaaAAATACTGAAGAACAAGGCTCTTCTCTGTCGACCGCTGGTGCAGAACAAAGGAGTCTCGTGTAAGATTCAGACGGCTGATGTTGAATCACAGACAG aTCAATCTTTCCCAAGAATGATGATTGTGCCTGTCCCAGTGCCGGTGTTTGTCCCTGTGCCCATGAGCATGTACAGCCAGTACACACCCAGACCTGTGGGCCTTCCACTACCA GTGCCTGTGCCCATCCTCCTTCCTGTGACAACAAACAACGCTGAGCGCATCATAGACACCATCAAGGAGATCAAGGAGAAGATCCCGTCAGACCCTTTCGAGGCCGAGCTCATCCTCATGGCAGAGATGGTGGCAGAGCAAACTGAGGCGAGCAACAAAGATGAGAAACCAAAGGCCAAAGTGGtggagaagaagacagagagacatgaagCACCTGCGCCAGATG acCATACCAGTAACTACAGCGACGACTTGGATACAGACGAATTGGCCAGTTTTCTCAACAACTGGGAGGACAACTCCTCTGATGCAGGAATCAGGTCGCCGAGTCGACTGTATACACAAGAGAAGCTCAACCCGATGGTAGACGTTCCTGTGGGTCTCCACAACGAGCCTTACTCTGAGCCCACACCTCCTGCTCCACCTCCCATGGACATTGAAGCTGACTTCACAGTCG ACACTCTGGAGAGGATGGCCCTGCTGAGAGAGCGTTCCCAGCAAACTCCGAGTCCTCCGCCAACAGCCTCACGACGAAGACAAGCTCCCAGGAAAGCCAGAGAAAAGAGG GGTCGTAAGTGGCAGCGATCATCTAAAGCAACTGAAGAGTCGTCTCCGAAAGGCTCTTCCAAAAAGTCTGTGGCCTTAGAAACACCAAAACTGCAGAGTCAGTATGGAGTGGACGCTTGGAAGCGATGGATCCAGTGGAGACAAACTCAGCCAAACCTGGCAAAGCCACGCGTTGGTT CACGTCCCATGGAGTTAAAGGAGGACCTTCTCAAATGCACCACAGCCGAGCTGAGTTACGGCCTGTGCTGCTTCATCTCGGAGGTGAAACGACCAAACGGAGAACCGTACTCGCCTGACAGCCTGTTCTACCTCTGCCTCGGCATCCAACAG tACCTGTTTGAGAACGGTCGGGTGGAGAACGTATTCACAGATCGCTTCTACCAAAAGTTCTCCACTGAGTTCACCAGTTTGCTGAAAGGCTTCAAACCTTCGATCACAGCCAGTG GATACGTTCATTCCCGCGTGGAAGAGGAGTTTCTCTGGAATTGTAAGCAGTTGGGCGCCTACTCCCCCACCGTCCTCCTCAACACACTGCTCTACTTCTGCTGCAAGCTCTTTGGCTTCACCACGGTGGAGCAGCACCGCCAGCTGTCCTTTGCCCACGTTATGCGCTGCACCAAAACCAACCTGGACAGCACCAAGACCACATTCCTGCGCTTCTACCCGCCGCTATCCACAAATGAGACAGACTCAG ATCCAGAGGTTCCAGCCAAGAGGCGTAAAGAGGATGAGGGTAGTAAAGAGGATATTCTGGAGATGGTGGAGAACACGGAGAATCCCCTCCGCTGTCCTGTTAGACTCTATGAGTTTTACCTTTCCAAGTG TTCGGAGTCAGTCAAGCAGCGTACCAATGTGTTCTACCTTCTCCCTGAGCGCTGCTGCGTCCCCAACAGTCCGCTGTGGTTCTCGTCCACTGCGCTGGACGACAGCACCATGGACGCCATGCTCACCCGCATCCTCACCGTCAGGGAGCTGCATCTCACCAcgaggaaagacagagagactaAACCCAACAGCACAGAGGACCCAGCATTTATACCtaacgaggaggaagaggatgagtcAGAGTGA
- the zmym4.1 gene encoding zinc finger MYM-type protein 4 isoform X1 — MAATGSADGHQHLATNQVPSVQESGAVKEEMDAESMDAVSEAEEKVDVVQGSPPCPSEQLEEDASVAADKEMETKADMVPSPASVAPQSPSPSQSTSSSTDQTFMTVLFHGDEPEGTTVEGSMKEEEDVEKDNSVKGEDTEMDTTSDHKEDTTDTTSDLKEEMTDTTSDLKEEITDTDGNVDPDIESKDTQEDSEPRSCNLRVSTAADLDEMMDIGTVDQIEQEAQMKQDEEERDSSSRSPGISNTVSGAEEEDDIKPTILPLAQSEDQEEDVKVDIDMMQSSSSPLSVAATSTGTGSSSPVTTVNGMKVVKLSLPRLDTTGLGADQTVKCSPSPPLVKVKDEPEDEEYEQALNSSTSTASVKEEPNTTKDLKIGSVYSVTPATESHQLPVIHPSSSSHISCSNCKKTLVKGQTAFQRRGCTELFCSTLCLTTSLPSVKTTNKICINCQKVILRPQDIILAPDAKGTTKECCSQSCLTSFNYKRKASASKSAQPKGPQSLCSMCNRFCSSKHEVILSDNVHKLCSDACFSRFRSLRNLAMAGCANCGSYCHSKPLLLKMEGGNKTLCNATCLAKYKEKTMVTQPCTMCRTTRLLSETVDNKNNDDSVNLFCSSSCVMAFMVQTVSASGARVSCDNCAKNSMPAYHLAMSDTTIRNFCSLPCVMAFQEKFKKSPKQVNVFTKLPVGSSQIQSVTSTQPERDVSKEPPILDCGQCHRNINFKPEIIQIKDKMLFMCSVECCQEYKTANFVMSLCDYCKVEKITRDVKRIHKKDCYFCSDGCKLLFKHDLAKNWGKHCSSCVYCHCVSKKLVTAQYGGSTEEFCSEECRSKYTMLFCHVAKCDTCGSKGKLKQSLPLLGEVKYFCDLTCLLQFCCDKVATQGTVEDDTPIIANVVSLAGRPVENSNSSDQQNTRQTRSRTGSKSKNSTHTSIQTERAPPPPPHQKILKNKALLCRPLVQNKGVSCKIQTADVESQTDQSFPRMMIVPVPVPVFVPVPMSMYSQYTPRPVGLPLPVPVPILLPVTTNNAERIIDTIKEIKEKIPSDPFEAELILMAEMVAEQTEASNKDEKPKAKVVEKKTERHEAPAPDDHTSNYSDDLDTDELASFLNNWEDNSSDAGIRSPSRLYTQEKLNPMVDVPVGLHNEPYSEPTPPAPPPMDIEADFTVDTLERMALLRERSQQTPSPPPTASRRRQAPRKAREKRGRKWQRSSKATEESSPKGSSKKSVALETPKLQSQYGVDAWKRWIQWRQTQPNLAKPRVGSRPMELKEDLLKCTTAELSYGLCCFISEVKRPNGEPYSPDSLFYLCLGIQQYLFENGRVENVFTDRFYQKFSTEFTSLLKGFKPSITASGYVHSRVEEEFLWNCKQLGAYSPTVLLNTLLYFCCKLFGFTTVEQHRQLSFAHVMRCTKTNLDSTKTTFLRFYPPLSTNETDSDPEVPAKRRKEDEGSKEDILEMVENTENPLRCPVRLYEFYLSKCSESVKQRTNVFYLLPERCCVPNSPLWFSSTALDDSTMDAMLTRILTVRELHLTTRKDRETKPNSTEDPAFIPNEEEEDESE; from the exons ATGGCGGCTACGGGAAGTGCCGATGGACACCAGCATCTGGCCACCAATCAAGTCCCGTCTGTCCAAGAGTCTGGCGCG GTAAAAGAGGAGATGGATGCGGAGTCCATGGACGCTGTTTCAGAGGCAGAAGAAAAAGTGGATGTTGTTCAGGGTTCTCCTCCTTGTCCATCTGAACAATTAGAGGAGGATGCATCTGTTGCTGCTGATAAAGAAATGGAAACTAAAGCAGATATGGTCCCTTCTCCTGCATCTGTAGCTCCTCAAAGTCCATCGCCTTCACAGTCGACATCGTCCTCCACCGACCAGACATTCATGACAGTTTTATTTCATGGTGATGAGCCAGAGGGGACAACTGTGGAAGGTTCcatgaaagaggaagaagacgtAGAAAAGGACAACAGTGTTAAAGGTGAGGACACAGAGATGGACACAACTTCTGATCACAAGGAGGATACAACAGATACAACGTCTGATCTCAAGGAGGAGATGACAGACACAACGTCTGATCTCAAGGAGGAGATAACTGACACAGACGGTAACGTGGACCCAGACATTGAATCTAAGGATACACAGGAGGACAGCGAGCCTCGTAGCTGTAATCTGAGGGTCTCTACAGCTGCTGACCTGGACGAGATGATGGACATTGGTACAGTGGATCAGATTGAACAAGAAGCTCAGATGAAACAGGACGAGGAAGAGAGGGATTCCAGCAGCCGCTCACCTGGAATTTCAAACACAG tctctggtgcagaggaggaagacgacaTCAAACCCACCATATTACCACTAGCACAATCAGAGGATCAAGAGGAGGACGTGAAGGTCGATATAGACATGATGCAGTCCAGCTCGTCTCCATTGTCTGTAGCTGCGACCAGTACAG GAACAGGCAGCTCATCGCCAGTGACCACTGTGAATGGGATGAAAGTAGTAAAACTGTCGTTGCCAAGATTAGACACT ACGGGATTAGGGGCAGATCAGACAGTCAAGTGTTCTCCGTCACCGCCTTTGGTCAAGGTGAAGGACGAGCCTGAAGACGAAGAGTATGAGCAGGCTCTGAATTCCTCCACATCCACAGCCAGTGTGAAGGAGGAGCCAAACACGACCAAG GACCTGAAGATCGGATCCGTCTACTCTGTGACTCCTGCTACTGAGTCCCACCAACTGCCCGTCATCCACCCGTCGTCATCATCGCACATATCCTGTTCCAACTGCAAGAAGACCCTGGTGAAGGGACAGACAGCTTTTCAGAGGAGGGGCTGCACGGAGCTCTTCTGTTCCACCCTCTGCCTCACCACGTCTCTGCCCAGCGTTAAAACAACCAACAAGATCTGTATCAACTGCCAAAA GGTGATACTTCGTCCTCAGGACATCATCCTGGCACCAGATGCTAAAGGAACTACGAAGGAATGCTGCAGCCAAAGTTGTTTGACCTCATTCAACTACAAGAGAAAGGCCTCCGCCAGTAAATCAGCACAACCAAAAGGACCACAGTCTCTCTGCAGCATGTGCAACAGATTCTGCTCC AGCAAACACGAGGTGATCCTGAGCGATAACGTCCACAAGCTCTGCAGCGACGCCTGCTTCAGCCGCTTCCGCTCGCTACGCAACCTGGCCATGGCCGGCTGTGCCAACTGCGGCTCCTACTGCCACAGCAAACCCCTGCTGCTGAAGATGGAGGGCGGCAACAAAACCCTGTGCAATGCAACCTGTCTGGCCAAATACAAGGAG AAAACTATGGTAACCCAGCCTTGCACCATGTGTCGAACTACCCGTTTGCTGTCCGAGACTGtcgacaacaaaaacaatgatgacTCTGTGAACctcttctgcagcagcagctgtgtgatgGCGTTCATGGTTCAAACAGTCAGTGCATCAG gtgcCAGAGTGAGCTGTGATAATTGTGCCAAAAACAGTATGCCAGCGTACCACCTGGCGATGTCAGACACCACCATCAGGAACTTCTGCTCGCTACCATGTGTCATGGCTTTTCAG GAAAAGTTCAAAAAGTCCCCCAAACAGGTGAATGTTTTCACCAAGCTGCCTGTTGGATCCTCACAAATCCAGTCAGTCACTTCCACACAGCCCGAGAGAGACGTCTCCAAAGAGCCGCCCATACTGGACTGTGGACAGTGTCACCGCAACATCAACTTCAAACCTGAGATCATCCAGATCAAG GACAAGATGTTGTTCATGTGCAGCGTGGAATGTTGTCAAGAGTATAAGACGGCCAACTTTGTGATGAGCCTGTGTGACTACTGCAAGGTGGAGAAGATCACCAGAGACGTCAAACGAATCCACAAAAAAGACTGCTACTTCTGCAGCGACG gCTGTAAGCTCCTCTTCAAACACGACTTGGCTAAAAACTGGGGCAAACACTGTAGCTCGTGCGTCTACTGCCACTGTGTCTCCAAGAAGCTGGTGACGGCTCAGTACGGAGGCTCCACAGAGGAGTTCTGCTCGGAGGAGTGCAGGTCCAAATACACCATGCTCTTCTGCCAT GTCGCCAAGTGTGACACGTGCGGCTCCAAAGGGAAACTGAAGCAGAGTCTCCCTCTGCTGGGGGAGGTCAAATACTTCTGTGATCTGACTTGTCTGCTGCAGTTCTGCTGCGATAAAGTGGCCACACAAG GTACAGTTGAGGACGACACACCCATCATCGCCAATGTTGTCTCACTTGCAGGCCGTCCAGTGGAAAACAGCAATTCTTCTGACCAGCAAAACACAAGGCAAACACGGTCGAGAACAG GCTCAAAGTCAAAGAACTCTACACAT ACCAGTATTCAGACTGAAagggctcctcctcctcctcctcatcaaaAAATACTGAAGAACAAGGCTCTTCTCTGTCGACCGCTGGTGCAGAACAAAGGAGTCTCGTGTAAGATTCAGACGGCTGATGTTGAATCACAGACAG aTCAATCTTTCCCAAGAATGATGATTGTGCCTGTCCCAGTGCCGGTGTTTGTCCCTGTGCCCATGAGCATGTACAGCCAGTACACACCCAGACCTGTGGGCCTTCCACTACCA GTGCCTGTGCCCATCCTCCTTCCTGTGACAACAAACAACGCTGAGCGCATCATAGACACCATCAAGGAGATCAAGGAGAAGATCCCGTCAGACCCTTTCGAGGCCGAGCTCATCCTCATGGCAGAGATGGTGGCAGAGCAAACTGAGGCGAGCAACAAAGATGAGAAACCAAAGGCCAAAGTGGtggagaagaagacagagagacatgaagCACCTGCGCCAGATG acCATACCAGTAACTACAGCGACGACTTGGATACAGACGAATTGGCCAGTTTTCTCAACAACTGGGAGGACAACTCCTCTGATGCAGGAATCAGGTCGCCGAGTCGACTGTATACACAAGAGAAGCTCAACCCGATGGTAGACGTTCCTGTGGGTCTCCACAACGAGCCTTACTCTGAGCCCACACCTCCTGCTCCACCTCCCATGGACATTGAAGCTGACTTCACAGTCG ACACTCTGGAGAGGATGGCCCTGCTGAGAGAGCGTTCCCAGCAAACTCCGAGTCCTCCGCCAACAGCCTCACGACGAAGACAAGCTCCCAGGAAAGCCAGAGAAAAGAGG GGTCGTAAGTGGCAGCGATCATCTAAAGCAACTGAAGAGTCGTCTCCGAAAGGCTCTTCCAAAAAGTCTGTGGCCTTAGAAACACCAAAACTGCAGAGTCAGTATGGAGTGGACGCTTGGAAGCGATGGATCCAGTGGAGACAAACTCAGCCAAACCTGGCAAAGCCACGCGTTGGTT CACGTCCCATGGAGTTAAAGGAGGACCTTCTCAAATGCACCACAGCCGAGCTGAGTTACGGCCTGTGCTGCTTCATCTCGGAGGTGAAACGACCAAACGGAGAACCGTACTCGCCTGACAGCCTGTTCTACCTCTGCCTCGGCATCCAACAG tACCTGTTTGAGAACGGTCGGGTGGAGAACGTATTCACAGATCGCTTCTACCAAAAGTTCTCCACTGAGTTCACCAGTTTGCTGAAAGGCTTCAAACCTTCGATCACAGCCAGTG GATACGTTCATTCCCGCGTGGAAGAGGAGTTTCTCTGGAATTGTAAGCAGTTGGGCGCCTACTCCCCCACCGTCCTCCTCAACACACTGCTCTACTTCTGCTGCAAGCTCTTTGGCTTCACCACGGTGGAGCAGCACCGCCAGCTGTCCTTTGCCCACGTTATGCGCTGCACCAAAACCAACCTGGACAGCACCAAGACCACATTCCTGCGCTTCTACCCGCCGCTATCCACAAATGAGACAGACTCAG ATCCAGAGGTTCCAGCCAAGAGGCGTAAAGAGGATGAGGGTAGTAAAGAGGATATTCTGGAGATGGTGGAGAACACGGAGAATCCCCTCCGCTGTCCTGTTAGACTCTATGAGTTTTACCTTTCCAAGTG TTCGGAGTCAGTCAAGCAGCGTACCAATGTGTTCTACCTTCTCCCTGAGCGCTGCTGCGTCCCCAACAGTCCGCTGTGGTTCTCGTCCACTGCGCTGGACGACAGCACCATGGACGCCATGCTCACCCGCATCCTCACCGTCAGGGAGCTGCATCTCACCAcgaggaaagacagagagactaAACCCAACAGCACAGAGGACCCAGCATTTATACCtaacgaggaggaagaggatgagtcAGAGTGA